Proteins found in one Takifugu flavidus isolate HTHZ2018 unplaced genomic scaffold, ASM371156v2 ctg286, whole genome shotgun sequence genomic segment:
- the ppp1r3cb gene encoding protein phosphatase 1 regulatory subunit 3C-B translates to MAISIFLANSPPLHSFLSSYDSPLLRRVEPLRPCLSNVTLVARNATASAEIVSRPTWKKRKKKRVVFADARGLALTAVHVFNEAEDNLLSELQFHMTEIEGACSELPLVPSEGARDCGPLILDFVQPAADYLDMRNRLKSQQVCLETCSIQDRMLSGTVQVRNVSFEKSVSMRITFDSWRSFKDVVGLYLNNIYGCPDIDTFSFSVLIPEVLEPSHRVEFCIRYQTHDQTFWDNNRGENYRLVVADTKGQPALNTQTTPSLKILGGCIGEKGSGIELDPFGSPRTSAGIFPEWQSWGHVEDSAPYW, encoded by the exons ATGGCCATCAGCATCTTCCTGGCCaactctcctcctctgcactcCTTCCTCAGTAGCTATGACAGTCCGCTGTTGAGGCGCGTGGAACCGCTGCGACCCTGCCTGTCTAACGTCACCTTGGTGGCCAGGAACGCCACCGCCAGTGCAGAGATTGTGAGTCGACCAAcgtggaagaagaggaagaaaaagagggtGGTGTTTGCAGACGCTCGTGGCCTGGCACTGACTGCTGTTCATGTCTTCAACGAGGCAGAAGACAACTTGCTCTCTGAGCTGCAGTTCCACATGACAGAGATAGAGGGCGCCTGCTCTGAACTACCCCTGGTGCCCAGTGAAG GTGCAAGGGATTGTGGTCCTCTTATCCTGGACTTTGTCCAGCCAGCTGCGGATTATCTTGACATGAGGAACCGGTTGAAATCCCAACAGGTTTGCCTGGAGACCTGTTCCATTCAGGACCGCATGCTCTCAGGCACTGTCCAGGTCCGAAATGTTTCCTTTGAGAAGTCTGTCTCAATGCGGATCACCTTTGACTCATGGCGCTCCTTCAAGGATGTCGTGGGTCTGTACTTGAACAACATCTACGGCTGCCCCGACATCGACACCTTCTCCTTCTCGGTCTTGATACCAGAGGTCCTCGAGCCATCACATCGGGTTGAGTTCTGCATTCGGTACCAGACTCACGACCAGACCTTCTGGGACAACAACCGTGGGGAGAACTATCGGCTCGTAGTGGCGGACACAAAAGGCCAGCCAGCACTGAACACTCAGACCACCCCGAGTCTGAAGATACTAGGAGGCTGCATTGGAGAAAAGGGAAGTGGCATCGAGCTGGACCCCTTTGGAAGTCCCAGGACGTCGGCGGGGATCTTTCCTGAGTGGCAGAGCTGGGGTCATGTTGAGGACagtgccccctactggtga